GCTGACCGCTGAGGATACCCGGATTATGCAGCAAATCTGGAGCGGCTGGAGCTGGCGTACCCGGCCGGTGATTGTGGAAATAAACGGGCGCCGCCTGGCCGCCTCGGCCAACGGCATGCCCCACAGCATCCAGACCATTACCAACAATAATTTTAACGGCCATTTTTGCATCCATTTTCAAAACAGTACCCGGCACAAAGATAACCTGCAACAGGCGGATCATCAGCAGAATGTGCTGACCGCCGCCGGCAGAAATTAACAGGATACCGTCTGCACCCGTGCAGGCGGTATTTTTTCTTTTACTTTTCTTGCTGTTTTTTCTACGATTTATCTTGAGCTTTCAGGCACATATGCATTATAATAAAAGGAAATTCTCCTATTGGAGGGAAAAATATGGCCAAGCGAGTATTTAATTTTAATCCGGGACCTTCCACACTACCTTTATCTGTACTGCAAGAAGCACAGAACGAACTCATTGATTACAGAGGATGCGGCATGTCGGTTATGGAAATGTCACATCGCTCCAAAGATTTTGAGGCCATTGTCCACAGTGCGGAAAACACATTCAAAGAGCTGGCCGGCATCGGTGATGACTATCGGGTTCTTTTTTTACAGGGCGGTGCAAGCCTGCAGTTTGACATGATTCCCATGACATTTCTGCAGGAAGGAAAATCCGCCGATTATGTGGTTACCGGCAGCTTTGCGGAAAAAGCATACAAAGAGGCCAAAAAAATCGGCACCGTTAAAGCGGCCGCCAATCTGGCAGAGGAAAACCACCGTCGTATCCCCCAGCAGGACGAGCTTGAGCTGGACCCGTCTGCGGCATACGTACATATCACCACCAATAACACCATTTTCGGGACCCAGTGGCACTACACTCCCCAAACCAACGGCGTGCCCCTGGTGGCTGATATGTCCAGCGACATCCTGTCCCGTCCCATGGACTATAATCAATACGACCTGATTTATGCAGGTGCCCAAAAAAATCTGGGCCCTTCCGGTGTCACCGTGGTAGTTATCCGCCAGGAACTACTAAAGCAGGTGCCGGAAACACTGCCCAGCATGCTTCGCTATGACCTGTTTGCCAAAAACGATTCCCTCTATAACACTCCACCAGCCTTTGGAATTTACATGATTGACCTGATGCTTGAGTGGCTAAAAGATGCGGGCGGACTGGAAGCCATGGGGCGGCATAACATGGAGAAAGCGGCACTGATTTATCACGCCATCGACAACAGTAACGGATTCTACAGCGGCCATGCCGCAAAAGACAGCCGTTCACAGATGAATATAACCTTCCGCCTCCCCAGTGAGGAGTTGGATAAAGCCTTTATCCAGGAAGCTGCAGCCCAAAACCTCACCGGCTTAAAAG
This window of the Dethiobacter alkaliphilus AHT 1 genome carries:
- the serC gene encoding 3-phosphoserine/phosphohydroxythreonine transaminase; the protein is MAKRVFNFNPGPSTLPLSVLQEAQNELIDYRGCGMSVMEMSHRSKDFEAIVHSAENTFKELAGIGDDYRVLFLQGGASLQFDMIPMTFLQEGKSADYVVTGSFAEKAYKEAKKIGTVKAAANLAEENHRRIPQQDELELDPSAAYVHITTNNTIFGTQWHYTPQTNGVPLVADMSSDILSRPMDYNQYDLIYAGAQKNLGPSGVTVVVIRQELLKQVPETLPSMLRYDLFAKNDSLYNTPPAFGIYMIDLMLEWLKDAGGLEAMGRHNMEKAALIYHAIDNSNGFYSGHAAKDSRSQMNITFRLPSEELDKAFIQEAAAQNLTGLKGHRSVGGMRASVYNAMSREGCQKLADFMTEFQKKNG